aagcatgccgccgaagacacaaagcaacaccccacccggtcacattatactgacaacgagcgaaccagtcgtcccactccctgtatgctgaacgctaagcaggagcagaaactaccacttttatagactatggtgtgtctcggccaggggacagaacctagagccttcctcacaggggcgaacactcaactcaaggccaaaagtgaggcgatgccaagggaggcattaggaaaaataaagtcagttaggaagcagagaaaagataagatcctaaatttagtcgccttttacgatcatgcaataggggcagcaggtacaattctaacgccctaccttgAGGACTCTCATCATTATGATAGTAATATCGTCAAATATGCTATTGTGGTGGTTTCTGTATAAAAGGCTCTAAGATTTAAAGACGCTTGGCTTACTTCATCTTGTACGGCGTTCGACATCAGTTAAACATGTTTCACTCGTTCGCGTAATGGTGATATTTATCTTCACTACCTGAAAAACGACATTTCGTCGGACGACTGGTTTATCTATTAACAGTAGTATGTACTCAAATGTATCTCGATAGATCAATTGGTTTCTTTAACCAATACAAATAGCAACACTTCTATATACAAACATTGACAGAGACTAAAAAAgttaaaaatgcatattaaagAGATATAGGTTGTTTATATCAAgcaaaattaattgatataacAAAGGATTGACTCGATATATATGTGTTGAAAATCCCATAAATCTACAGCATTGGTACAGAGTCCGCCTTTATGCCCTTCATAACAATGCCACCTCTTCCTGTTACATTGAACCAGAACAATTGTCTCCATGTAAATTCCGCCAAATGTTCGGTCTCTCTGTAGATCTCCTCCGCCTTCTCGTTGGCTGGAGCCCACTCCTTTGTGTGCTTTGCAAGACGTGTAAATCTCTGAAACAAGTAAAGCAAATGAACGATTAACTTTcatgaatattgaatattgcGAAAATATAGAACAAAGATGTTATGAAAATTTCATCTTCTATTGGTAATGAAAACTCTTATATCTCTATGCAAGACATTTCATCTTAGCTATCTGATCCATTATTACAACAAATACCTGTCTGAAGGTGCCTTTTTCGTTCACAATCAACCACACACAATAACTCAAAGCTGGGAGTAATGATGAGAGTGTAAAGCACCAGCCTATCGCCCGGGCATACACGGGGTAGTTATACTCCCCAAAGGACGGCGGTTTGTAGGTAAAGATACTGATCAGAAGAAGGCACtgtcaacaatataaatatccaTCACATTAAATTATTAGCGATAAACATTTATCCATTTCTCGATAACATGCttatgattttgtttgattagattaatGTCATATTGATTGCCAGGGTCACCTGCTTGTAGAGTGGAATTTATGAAAGtgctttaatttaatttcatatattacactcatttctattggttaaaTCTTTGAGGAAAGACGGCCCTGCCGAAGACACATCCAATCCGGTCTtatcatactgacaacgggcgaaccagtcgtcccactccatgtatgctgagcgctaagcaggagaagaaacgaccagttttatagactttggtgtgtctcggccacgGGActgaacccagagccttcctcacaggggcgaaagctcaattcaaggccaaaagtgaggtagTGGTAAGGAAGTCATTAGgaaacaaagtcagttaggaagaagagaaaagataatatcctaaattttgtcacgttttacgatcatgcaatagggacagcaggtacaatggTAACGCCCTTACTGTAGTGCCATTAATTTAACCAAACAAACCAAATCCATGGTCGCTCTACTGGAGAGTATATCAATTGTTTGGAAAACATACACCAAGAGAACAAGTACTTTCCTTAgatgaaaaacaataaatataactAGATATTATACAACGACCTATTGACTATTTGAACCAGGTAAATACACCATTATTTCCCCAGATATCCTGACGAAT
The Argopecten irradians isolate NY chromosome 9, Ai_NY, whole genome shotgun sequence DNA segment above includes these coding regions:
- the LOC138332151 gene encoding sodium-dependent dopamine transporter-like; this translates as MFMLVDWYVGTWSAMLICMAECIVFAWIYGAHRIDRDIRLMFDRPLPVIIRISTAFVMPIFLTCLLLISIFTYKPPSFGEYNYPVYARAIGWCFTLSSLLPALSYCVWLIVNEKGTFRQRFTRLAKHTKEWAPANEKAEEIYRETEHLAEFTWRQLFWFNVTGRGGIVMKGIKADSVPML